The following coding sequences lie in one Cloeon dipterum chromosome 1, ieCloDipt1.1, whole genome shotgun sequence genomic window:
- the LOC135934180 gene encoding pickpocket protein 19-like isoform X3: MIRKKRRTASISGRRHEWINHPGCKCRRTTGEVQRRCVLSKRRRLSSDLELGAGDGPWWSSVADGWSLFKAFCDNTALHGLRYITAEGMPIVHRLMWVATCFAGLLGAGWLIWSIWLRYATSPTVTMVQDTSYPLYHIPFPAVTVCSVNKVLRSEAVKFVEEYTGKNSSSEEAARYLAVVGALGLMSYPTYHRPFQFFQYNMSGRPLLSDVNVTELMLRVMPSCTDIFVACFWKGMEIDCCERFLVQRTEEGFCYSFNSRTAETRWNESLLRNNAAGATTGLEVFFKGQAGQAIDGLDILRGINVHIHHPDSYPDVAKGLFVPEAPSHVMMAQVSPSQTVSTEEVRAIDLSMRRCYFPGEGHIYGLPVDTYQQDSCFMACRMHFLAKACNCTPYFFPRTIGMRECAAVDLECLSMNNAATRSNKPPNGTPGFHPEESALDCECMPPCTATQYSVESNYIQTGNLESKRGKGYVDVFFKQMGGVRYRNDVMFGWMDLLVSFGGIAGLFLGFSLLSGAELLYWIFAGFAVCVKLKRERRKGVRALLMPRCSWLFNMTKRRSLARSPQPPQKRSSSTSTRDDFIAINSGEQNSYF, from the exons ATGATCCGGAAAAAGCGACGCACGGCCAGCATCAGTGGCCGCCGGCATGAATGGATCAATCATCCAG GTTGCAAGTGTCGAAGGACGACTGGCGAGGTTCAGCGCCGGTGCGTCCTCTCGAAGCGGCGCCGCCTCTCGAGCGACCTTGAACTCGGCGCCGGCGACGGGCCGTGGTGGTCGTCCGTGGCGGACGGGTGGAGTCTTTTCAAGGCCTTCTGCGACAACACGGCGCTGCACGGCCTCCGTTACATCACCGCCGAGGGCATGCCAATTGTCCACAG GCTGATGTGGGTGGCGACGTGCTTCGCGGGCCTGCTCGGCGCCGGCTGGCTCATCTGGTCCATTTGGCTGCGCTACGCCACCAGCCCCACCGTCACCATGGTCCAGGACACCTCCTACCCACTCTACCACATCCCCTTCCCGGCCGTCACCGTGTGCAGCGTCAACAAAGTGCTCAGGTCCGAGGCCGTCAAGTTCGTCGAAGA gtaTACGGGGAAAAACAGCAGCAGTGAAGAGGCTGCTCGGTATCTGGCGGTGGTTGGCGCCCTCGGATTGATGAGCTACCCCACCTACCACAGACCATTCCAGTTTTTTCA GTACAACATGAGCGGTAGGCCTCTTTTAAGCGACGTGAACGTGACAGAGCTGATGCTCAGGGTGATGCCCAGTTGCACGGACATCTTCGTCGCATGCTTTTGGAAGGGCATGGAAATCGATTGCTGTGAGCGATTTCTCGTACAAAGGACTGAGGAGGGCTTCTGCTACTCTTTCAACTCGAGAACGGCGGAAACGCG CTGGAACGAATCGTTGCTTCGTAATAACGCAGCTGGGGCAACAACAGGACTTGAAGTGTTCTTCAAAGGTCAAGCAGGACAGGCGATCGACGGCTTAGATATCCTGCGCGGCATCAAT GTGCACATCCATCATCCCGACTCATACCCTGACGTGGCGAAAGGTCTGTTTGTGCCGGAGGCGCCGAGCCACGTGATGATGGCACAG GTGTCTCCATCGCAGACGGTGAGCACAGAGGAGGTGCGTGCCATCGACCTGTCGATGCGCCGCTGCTACTTCCCTGGCGAGGGCCACATTTACGGCCTGCCGGTGGACACGTACCAACAGGACAGCTGCTTCATGGCCTGTAGAATGCACTTCCTGGCCAAGGCTTGCAACTGCACACCCTACTTTTTCCCCAGGACAATAG GAATGCGAGAATGCGCTGCCGTTGATCTTGAGTGTCTCAGCATGAACAATG cGGCAACAAGGAGTAACAAGCCTCCAAACGGCACGCCAGGCTTCCACCCTGAGGAGTCGGCCCTTGATTGCGAGTGCATGCCCCCATGCACGGCAACACAGTACAGTGTTGAGAGCAATTACATTCAAAC GGGTAACCTCGAGTCGAAGAGAGGAAAGGGCTACGTGGACGTGTTCTTCAAACAAATGGGAGGTGTCAGATACAGAAATGACGTCATGTTCGGATGGATGGACCTTTTAG TTTCGTTTGGTGGCATCGCTGGCCTTTTTCTTGGCTTCAGCCTGCTGAGTGGCGCCGAACTGCTTTATTGGATTTTCGCTGGCTTTGCAGTCTGTGTAAA GCTGAAGCGAGAGAGGCGAAAGGGAGTGCGTGCCCTGCTGATGCCACGCTGCAGCTGGCTCTTCAACATGACGAAAAGGCGGAGTCTGGCGCGTTCCCCGCAGCCCCCGCAGAAACGATCGTCAAGTACGAGCACCCGGGATGACTTTATTGCCATCAACAGCGGCGAACAGAACTCatacttttga
- the LOC135934180 gene encoding pickpocket protein 19-like isoform X4 — protein MIRKKRRTASISGRRHEWINHPGCKCRRTTGEVQRRCVLSKRRRLSSDLELGAGDGPWWSSVADGWSLFKAFCDNTALHGLRYITAEGMPIVHRLMWVATCFAGLLGAGWLIWSIWLRYATSPTVTMVQDTSYPLYHIPFPAVTVCSVNKVLRYTGKNSSSEEAARYLAVVGALGLMSYPTYHRPFQFFQYNMSGRPLLSDVNVTELMLRVMPSCTDIFVACFWKGMEIDCCERFLVQRTEEGFCYSFNSRTAETRWNESLLRNNAAGATTGLEVFFKGQAGQAIDGLDILRGINVHIHHPDSYPDVAKGLFVPEAPSHVMMAQVMQVSPSQTVSTEEVRAIDLSMRRCYFPGEGHIYGLPVDTYQQDSCFMACRMHFLAKACNCTPYFFPRTIGMRECAAVDLECLSMNNAATRSNKPPNGTPGFHPEESALDCECMPPCTATQYSVESNYIQTGNLESKRGKGYVDVFFKQMGGVRYRNDVMFGWMDLLVSFGGIAGLFLGFSLLSGAELLYWIFAGFAVCVKLKRERRKGVRALLMPRCSWLFNMTKRRSLARSPQPPQKRSSSTSTRDDFIAINSGEQNSYF, from the exons ATGATCCGGAAAAAGCGACGCACGGCCAGCATCAGTGGCCGCCGGCATGAATGGATCAATCATCCAG GTTGCAAGTGTCGAAGGACGACTGGCGAGGTTCAGCGCCGGTGCGTCCTCTCGAAGCGGCGCCGCCTCTCGAGCGACCTTGAACTCGGCGCCGGCGACGGGCCGTGGTGGTCGTCCGTGGCGGACGGGTGGAGTCTTTTCAAGGCCTTCTGCGACAACACGGCGCTGCACGGCCTCCGTTACATCACCGCCGAGGGCATGCCAATTGTCCACAG GCTGATGTGGGTGGCGACGTGCTTCGCGGGCCTGCTCGGCGCCGGCTGGCTCATCTGGTCCATTTGGCTGCGCTACGCCACCAGCCCCACCGTCACCATGGTCCAGGACACCTCCTACCCACTCTACCACATCCCCTTCCCGGCCGTCACCGTGTGCAGCGTCAACAAAGTGCTCAG gtaTACGGGGAAAAACAGCAGCAGTGAAGAGGCTGCTCGGTATCTGGCGGTGGTTGGCGCCCTCGGATTGATGAGCTACCCCACCTACCACAGACCATTCCAGTTTTTTCA GTACAACATGAGCGGTAGGCCTCTTTTAAGCGACGTGAACGTGACAGAGCTGATGCTCAGGGTGATGCCCAGTTGCACGGACATCTTCGTCGCATGCTTTTGGAAGGGCATGGAAATCGATTGCTGTGAGCGATTTCTCGTACAAAGGACTGAGGAGGGCTTCTGCTACTCTTTCAACTCGAGAACGGCGGAAACGCG CTGGAACGAATCGTTGCTTCGTAATAACGCAGCTGGGGCAACAACAGGACTTGAAGTGTTCTTCAAAGGTCAAGCAGGACAGGCGATCGACGGCTTAGATATCCTGCGCGGCATCAAT GTGCACATCCATCATCCCGACTCATACCCTGACGTGGCGAAAGGTCTGTTTGTGCCGGAGGCGCCGAGCCACGTGATGATGGCACAGGTAATG CAGGTGTCTCCATCGCAGACGGTGAGCACAGAGGAGGTGCGTGCCATCGACCTGTCGATGCGCCGCTGCTACTTCCCTGGCGAGGGCCACATTTACGGCCTGCCGGTGGACACGTACCAACAGGACAGCTGCTTCATGGCCTGTAGAATGCACTTCCTGGCCAAGGCTTGCAACTGCACACCCTACTTTTTCCCCAGGACAATAG GAATGCGAGAATGCGCTGCCGTTGATCTTGAGTGTCTCAGCATGAACAATG cGGCAACAAGGAGTAACAAGCCTCCAAACGGCACGCCAGGCTTCCACCCTGAGGAGTCGGCCCTTGATTGCGAGTGCATGCCCCCATGCACGGCAACACAGTACAGTGTTGAGAGCAATTACATTCAAAC GGGTAACCTCGAGTCGAAGAGAGGAAAGGGCTACGTGGACGTGTTCTTCAAACAAATGGGAGGTGTCAGATACAGAAATGACGTCATGTTCGGATGGATGGACCTTTTAG TTTCGTTTGGTGGCATCGCTGGCCTTTTTCTTGGCTTCAGCCTGCTGAGTGGCGCCGAACTGCTTTATTGGATTTTCGCTGGCTTTGCAGTCTGTGTAAA GCTGAAGCGAGAGAGGCGAAAGGGAGTGCGTGCCCTGCTGATGCCACGCTGCAGCTGGCTCTTCAACATGACGAAAAGGCGGAGTCTGGCGCGTTCCCCGCAGCCCCCGCAGAAACGATCGTCAAGTACGAGCACCCGGGATGACTTTATTGCCATCAACAGCGGCGAACAGAACTCatacttttga
- the LOC135934180 gene encoding pickpocket protein 19-like isoform X1 — MIRKKRRTASISGRRHEWINHPGCKCRRTTGEVQRRCVLSKRRRLSSDLELGAGDGPWWSSVADGWSLFKAFCDNTALHGLRYITAEGMPIVHRLMWVATCFAGLLGAGWLIWSIWLRYATSPTVTMVQDTSYPLYHIPFPAVTVCSVNKVLRSEAVKFVEEYTGKNSSSEEAARYLAVVGALGLMSYPTYHRPFQFFQYNMSGRPLLSDVNVTELMLRVMPSCTDIFVACFWKGMEIDCCERFLVQRTEEGFCYSFNSRTAETRWNESLLRNNAAGATTGLEVFFKGQAGQAIDGLDILRGINVHIHHPDSYPDVAKGLFVPEAPSHVMMAQVMQVSPSQTVSTEEVRAIDLSMRRCYFPGEGHIYGLPVDTYQQDSCFMACRMHFLAKACNCTPYFFPRTIGMRECAAVDLECLSMNNAATRSNKPPNGTPGFHPEESALDCECMPPCTATQYSVESNYIQTGNLESKRGKGYVDVFFKQMGGVRYRNDVMFGWMDLLVSFGGIAGLFLGFSLLSGAELLYWIFAGFAVCVKLKRERRKGVRALLMPRCSWLFNMTKRRSLARSPQPPQKRSSSTSTRDDFIAINSGEQNSYF; from the exons ATGATCCGGAAAAAGCGACGCACGGCCAGCATCAGTGGCCGCCGGCATGAATGGATCAATCATCCAG GTTGCAAGTGTCGAAGGACGACTGGCGAGGTTCAGCGCCGGTGCGTCCTCTCGAAGCGGCGCCGCCTCTCGAGCGACCTTGAACTCGGCGCCGGCGACGGGCCGTGGTGGTCGTCCGTGGCGGACGGGTGGAGTCTTTTCAAGGCCTTCTGCGACAACACGGCGCTGCACGGCCTCCGTTACATCACCGCCGAGGGCATGCCAATTGTCCACAG GCTGATGTGGGTGGCGACGTGCTTCGCGGGCCTGCTCGGCGCCGGCTGGCTCATCTGGTCCATTTGGCTGCGCTACGCCACCAGCCCCACCGTCACCATGGTCCAGGACACCTCCTACCCACTCTACCACATCCCCTTCCCGGCCGTCACCGTGTGCAGCGTCAACAAAGTGCTCAGGTCCGAGGCCGTCAAGTTCGTCGAAGA gtaTACGGGGAAAAACAGCAGCAGTGAAGAGGCTGCTCGGTATCTGGCGGTGGTTGGCGCCCTCGGATTGATGAGCTACCCCACCTACCACAGACCATTCCAGTTTTTTCA GTACAACATGAGCGGTAGGCCTCTTTTAAGCGACGTGAACGTGACAGAGCTGATGCTCAGGGTGATGCCCAGTTGCACGGACATCTTCGTCGCATGCTTTTGGAAGGGCATGGAAATCGATTGCTGTGAGCGATTTCTCGTACAAAGGACTGAGGAGGGCTTCTGCTACTCTTTCAACTCGAGAACGGCGGAAACGCG CTGGAACGAATCGTTGCTTCGTAATAACGCAGCTGGGGCAACAACAGGACTTGAAGTGTTCTTCAAAGGTCAAGCAGGACAGGCGATCGACGGCTTAGATATCCTGCGCGGCATCAAT GTGCACATCCATCATCCCGACTCATACCCTGACGTGGCGAAAGGTCTGTTTGTGCCGGAGGCGCCGAGCCACGTGATGATGGCACAGGTAATG CAGGTGTCTCCATCGCAGACGGTGAGCACAGAGGAGGTGCGTGCCATCGACCTGTCGATGCGCCGCTGCTACTTCCCTGGCGAGGGCCACATTTACGGCCTGCCGGTGGACACGTACCAACAGGACAGCTGCTTCATGGCCTGTAGAATGCACTTCCTGGCCAAGGCTTGCAACTGCACACCCTACTTTTTCCCCAGGACAATAG GAATGCGAGAATGCGCTGCCGTTGATCTTGAGTGTCTCAGCATGAACAATG cGGCAACAAGGAGTAACAAGCCTCCAAACGGCACGCCAGGCTTCCACCCTGAGGAGTCGGCCCTTGATTGCGAGTGCATGCCCCCATGCACGGCAACACAGTACAGTGTTGAGAGCAATTACATTCAAAC GGGTAACCTCGAGTCGAAGAGAGGAAAGGGCTACGTGGACGTGTTCTTCAAACAAATGGGAGGTGTCAGATACAGAAATGACGTCATGTTCGGATGGATGGACCTTTTAG TTTCGTTTGGTGGCATCGCTGGCCTTTTTCTTGGCTTCAGCCTGCTGAGTGGCGCCGAACTGCTTTATTGGATTTTCGCTGGCTTTGCAGTCTGTGTAAA GCTGAAGCGAGAGAGGCGAAAGGGAGTGCGTGCCCTGCTGATGCCACGCTGCAGCTGGCTCTTCAACATGACGAAAAGGCGGAGTCTGGCGCGTTCCCCGCAGCCCCCGCAGAAACGATCGTCAAGTACGAGCACCCGGGATGACTTTATTGCCATCAACAGCGGCGAACAGAACTCatacttttga
- the LOC135934180 gene encoding pickpocket protein 19-like isoform X2 has protein sequence MIRKKRRTASISGRRHEWINHPGCKCRRTTGEVQRRCVLSKRRRLSSDLELGAGDGPWWSSVADGWSLFKAFCDNTALHGLRYITAEGMPIVHRLMWVATCFAGLLGAGWLIWSIWLRYATSPTVTMVQDTSYPLYHIPFPAVTVCSVNKVLRSEAVKFVEEYTGKNSSSEEAARYLAVVGALGLMSYPTYHRPFQFFQYNMSGRPLLSDVNVTELMLRVMPSCTDIFVACFWKGMEIDCCERFLVQRTEEGFCYSFNSRTAETRWNESLLRNNAAGATTGLEVFFKGQAGQAIDGLDILRGINVHIHHPDSYPDVAKGLFVPEAPSHVMMAQQVSPSQTVSTEEVRAIDLSMRRCYFPGEGHIYGLPVDTYQQDSCFMACRMHFLAKACNCTPYFFPRTIGMRECAAVDLECLSMNNAATRSNKPPNGTPGFHPEESALDCECMPPCTATQYSVESNYIQTGNLESKRGKGYVDVFFKQMGGVRYRNDVMFGWMDLLVSFGGIAGLFLGFSLLSGAELLYWIFAGFAVCVKLKRERRKGVRALLMPRCSWLFNMTKRRSLARSPQPPQKRSSSTSTRDDFIAINSGEQNSYF, from the exons ATGATCCGGAAAAAGCGACGCACGGCCAGCATCAGTGGCCGCCGGCATGAATGGATCAATCATCCAG GTTGCAAGTGTCGAAGGACGACTGGCGAGGTTCAGCGCCGGTGCGTCCTCTCGAAGCGGCGCCGCCTCTCGAGCGACCTTGAACTCGGCGCCGGCGACGGGCCGTGGTGGTCGTCCGTGGCGGACGGGTGGAGTCTTTTCAAGGCCTTCTGCGACAACACGGCGCTGCACGGCCTCCGTTACATCACCGCCGAGGGCATGCCAATTGTCCACAG GCTGATGTGGGTGGCGACGTGCTTCGCGGGCCTGCTCGGCGCCGGCTGGCTCATCTGGTCCATTTGGCTGCGCTACGCCACCAGCCCCACCGTCACCATGGTCCAGGACACCTCCTACCCACTCTACCACATCCCCTTCCCGGCCGTCACCGTGTGCAGCGTCAACAAAGTGCTCAGGTCCGAGGCCGTCAAGTTCGTCGAAGA gtaTACGGGGAAAAACAGCAGCAGTGAAGAGGCTGCTCGGTATCTGGCGGTGGTTGGCGCCCTCGGATTGATGAGCTACCCCACCTACCACAGACCATTCCAGTTTTTTCA GTACAACATGAGCGGTAGGCCTCTTTTAAGCGACGTGAACGTGACAGAGCTGATGCTCAGGGTGATGCCCAGTTGCACGGACATCTTCGTCGCATGCTTTTGGAAGGGCATGGAAATCGATTGCTGTGAGCGATTTCTCGTACAAAGGACTGAGGAGGGCTTCTGCTACTCTTTCAACTCGAGAACGGCGGAAACGCG CTGGAACGAATCGTTGCTTCGTAATAACGCAGCTGGGGCAACAACAGGACTTGAAGTGTTCTTCAAAGGTCAAGCAGGACAGGCGATCGACGGCTTAGATATCCTGCGCGGCATCAAT GTGCACATCCATCATCCCGACTCATACCCTGACGTGGCGAAAGGTCTGTTTGTGCCGGAGGCGCCGAGCCACGTGATGATGGCACAG CAGGTGTCTCCATCGCAGACGGTGAGCACAGAGGAGGTGCGTGCCATCGACCTGTCGATGCGCCGCTGCTACTTCCCTGGCGAGGGCCACATTTACGGCCTGCCGGTGGACACGTACCAACAGGACAGCTGCTTCATGGCCTGTAGAATGCACTTCCTGGCCAAGGCTTGCAACTGCACACCCTACTTTTTCCCCAGGACAATAG GAATGCGAGAATGCGCTGCCGTTGATCTTGAGTGTCTCAGCATGAACAATG cGGCAACAAGGAGTAACAAGCCTCCAAACGGCACGCCAGGCTTCCACCCTGAGGAGTCGGCCCTTGATTGCGAGTGCATGCCCCCATGCACGGCAACACAGTACAGTGTTGAGAGCAATTACATTCAAAC GGGTAACCTCGAGTCGAAGAGAGGAAAGGGCTACGTGGACGTGTTCTTCAAACAAATGGGAGGTGTCAGATACAGAAATGACGTCATGTTCGGATGGATGGACCTTTTAG TTTCGTTTGGTGGCATCGCTGGCCTTTTTCTTGGCTTCAGCCTGCTGAGTGGCGCCGAACTGCTTTATTGGATTTTCGCTGGCTTTGCAGTCTGTGTAAA GCTGAAGCGAGAGAGGCGAAAGGGAGTGCGTGCCCTGCTGATGCCACGCTGCAGCTGGCTCTTCAACATGACGAAAAGGCGGAGTCTGGCGCGTTCCCCGCAGCCCCCGCAGAAACGATCGTCAAGTACGAGCACCCGGGATGACTTTATTGCCATCAACAGCGGCGAACAGAACTCatacttttga